The following coding sequences are from one Triticum aestivum cultivar Chinese Spring chromosome 5A, IWGSC CS RefSeq v2.1, whole genome shotgun sequence window:
- the LOC123106452 gene encoding uncharacterized protein, with the protein MDSPQKRVGSTMDADCKTTPLLPASVTAAKKATASRPTPFPDAVRLVSIWALSTACFFLVSFAISCAVAYALDQVTTPIRLRTYLISLGCRTFPPIQVRVRLPCVCAEPTDADGDDFIALVYLPAAQAAAAALALLLPGRHRRALACLALAVAIVGHYMLVAGALRLLFAPVADPGQGYMVALDILARIGWVVGIVIFPAGDLVSFLFLALSFCASGK; encoded by the coding sequence ATGGACTCCCCGCAAAAAAGGGTTGGATCCACCATGGACGCCGACTGCAAGACGACTCCTCTGCTGCCTGCGAGTGTGACCGCGGCCAAGAAGGCGACGGCCTCTCGCCCGACTCCGTTCCCGGATGCTGTCCGGCTGGTCAGCATCTGGGCGCTCTCCACCGCCTGCTTCTTCCTCGTCTCCTTCGCAATCTCCTGCGCAGTTGCCTACGCACTCGACCAGGTAACAACTCCGATCCGTCTACGTACGTACTTAATTTCCCTTGGATGCCGGACATTCCCACCGATCCAAGTTCGTGTTCGTCTGCCGTGCGTCTGCGCCGAGCCGACAGACGCGGACGGTGACGACTTCATCGCGCTGGTGTACTTGCCTGCGGCTCAGGCGGCCGCGGCAGCGCTGGCGCTGCTGCTCCCAGGCCGCCACCGCCGTGCCCTCGCGTGCCTCGCGCTCGCGGTCGCCATCGTCGGCCATTATATGTTGGTCGCCGGCGCCCTCCGGTTGCTCTTCGCCCCCGTCGCCGACCCTGGGCAAGGATACATGGTCGCCCTCGACATCCTTGCCAGGATCGGCTGGGTCGTGGGCATCGTCATCTTTCCGGCGGGCGACCTCGTCAGTTTCCTCTTCCTGGCCCTCTCCTTCTGCGCTTCTGGGAAGTGA